Proteins encoded by one window of Culicoides brevitarsis isolate CSIRO-B50_1 chromosome 2, AGI_CSIRO_Cbre_v1, whole genome shotgun sequence:
- the LOC134832200 gene encoding uncharacterized protein LOC134832200, which yields MFKFLIFTTCAILVTNALPYGASRGGGQQVIIQEQDNHLHGSGRGGGLNTVVVDQGGLGYGSGFGSQGRQSTTIVRPNGGHGGFQDGSVIIKENQSGFGHGGGSTTIIKDQGFGGHHHGSHHGGSFGHGGGIQDGSLIIKNNQGGYGSGGIRDGSLIIKNNPGHQGGFQDGTLIINNQQGGLGGHGHGHHHGHGSGSTTIVSQPSGGYGSGAYPTVIGQPGGFGGSQTIIKEDSGFGGSKTIIKENNSGFGQGGYGSHGYHG from the exons atgtttaaatttctg ATATTCACAACTTGTGCCATTTTAGTCACAAATGCCCTGCCTTATGGAGCATCACGAGGCGGAGGTCAACAAGTAATTATTCAAGAGCAAGACAATCATCTTCACGGATCGGGACGAGGCGGAGGTTTGAACACAGTTGTTGTCGATCAAGGCGGTTTGGGCTACGGAAGTGGCTTTGGGAGCCAAGGAAGACAAAGTACGACAATTGTTCGACCAAATGGCGGCCATGGAGGTTTCCAAGATGGAAGTGTGATAATTAAAGAGAATCAAAGCGGATTCGGACATGGCGGTGGCTCAACGACAATCATTAAAGATCAAGGATTCGGAGGACATCATCATGGAAGTCATCATGGCGGAAGTTTCGGACATGGAGGAGGAATTCAAGATGGAagtttaattatcaaaaataaccaAGGAGGTTACGGAAGCGGAGGCATTCGTGATGGAAGTTTGATAATTAAGAACAATCCAGGTCATCAAGGAGGATTCCAAGACGGAACTTTGATCATTAACAATCAACAAGGCGGTTTGGGAGGTCATGGGCATGGACATCATCATGGTCATGGCAGTGGATCCACAACGATCGTTTCTCAACCTTCGGGAGGTTATGGATCTGGCGCATATCCAACAGTCATTGGACAACCAGGAGGCTTTGGAGGCTCTCAAACGATAATTAAAGAAGATTCAGGATTTGGCGGATCAAAAAcgattattaaagaaaataatagtGGATTCGGTCAAGGCGGTTATGGTTCTCATGGATATCATGGCTAA